One region of Salvia miltiorrhiza cultivar Shanhuang (shh) chromosome 3, IMPLAD_Smil_shh, whole genome shotgun sequence genomic DNA includes:
- the LOC131017946 gene encoding putative late blight resistance protein homolog R1A-10, whose amino-acid sequence MAYAALVSLTNTIDRFLNSNLYSISVEEKQQITSLLDYVTPFQDFLDKFPDKFKSLEERMREVANEAEDILEYLVLEKVFLSADEESEFNDELNRGTVIKDISLKMEKMSNECGRDFLDDAATDNILKGRICDVVNEAEKINSFLKWERNHIRFRDKWRFLPAEFAMLKSKLKFINHLKKMGREIDSIMAEAIAVKNKTATIKEEVQLGDSAAAASSTKMISLHDDDDDDAEEEEEKSECYRSAKLEHQMERVMEEIALIAAQVKEIKDSSTGKDVERGGADTSAAPTSPSTDPPIHKDSMVGFEDYLLDVKDRLCGEPSRLQVIPICGMGGIGKTTLARNVYDDPLTVGHFVIRVWVTISQDYTPQRILSSLLESLKEYNTGGLGQSDDEKVHKILMGRRYLVVMDDMWSGEAWDVVRRVLPDDGNGSRVVLTTRLFEVASYPDPSNRLHEMSLLNADQSWNLFKNKMFADEECPSNLEDIGKEIAGSCKGLPLAIVVIAGLLSRESKNPSSWQEIAEKVKSAETTEHDQINEILSLSYAQLPQYLRPCFLYMASFPEDDEIHVVKLMRLWVAEGFLAFSINSKSFEEVAEECLDELVKRNLVLVTKRKSDNRIKSCSLHDLMRDLCIRKAHESQFFLNLMDKNVEKEHFTERIKNQRRVSIDSSHLRYLSSDDDSTIHSIRCSKYHIVELDFVKSVRLLRVLDTVPADVESSPSLHQLSELFHLRYLALNYMGLICVGLSMLKNLQTLIIDREKRDKTFVAVVCNLVLGWDTPQLRHVHFHGTIYFEDPNETDLSLESLQTLSYVSHSSCTERILKKIPNLKKLKIDCSKGSHREDEACLNDLVHLHRLENLKVYAGRWVQSRPEQYKITYPSMLKKLSLIDLRLSWSHMILVGSLPNLQVLKLKSCTWVDGDTWETIEGAFPVLEVLLIEDRRLENWITESSHFPILKRLLLRSCRNLNGITNDIGEIPTLELIEVTGEVKKSLMESVELIREEQEELGNNILQVVCSAKS is encoded by the coding sequence ATGGCCTATGCTGCTCTTGTCTCCCTCACAAACACCATAGACCGATTCCTTAACAGCAATCTATATTCCATCTCTgttgaagaaaaacaacaaattaCATCTCTCCTTGATTATGTTACTCCCTTTCAAGACTTCCTCGATAAATTTCCAGACAAATTCAAGAGTTTGGAAGAGCGAATGAGGGAAGTGGCAAATGAAGCAGAAGATATCTTAGAATATCTTGTGTTGGAAAAGGTTTTCTTGTCTGCTGATGAAGAGTCTGAATTCAACGATGAACTCAACCGGGGCACTGTGATCAAGGATATTAGTTTGAAGATGGAAAAAATGTCGAACGAGTGCGGCCGAGATTTTCTAGACGACGCAGCTACAGACAACATTTTGAAAGGCCGAATTTGCGACGTAGTAAATGAAGCAGAAAAAATCAACAGCTTCTTAAAGTGGGAGAGAAATCACATTCGTTTCAGAGACAAGTGGAGATTTCTACCAGCCGAGTTTGCTATGTTGAAGTCCAAGCTCAAGTTCATAAACCACTTGAAAAAGATGGGGCGTGAAATTGATTCGATCATGGCGGAGGCGATAGCTGTAAAGAATAAAACCGCCACAATCAAAGAGGAGGTGCAACTAGGTGATTCTGCTGCAGCCGCTTCATCAACTAAAATGATTTCTTtacatgatgatgatgatgatgatgctgaggaagaggaagagaagTCTGAATGCTATCGAAGTGCAAAACTCGAACACCAGATGGAAAGAGTAATGGAGGAAATTGCTTTGATTGCTGCACAAGTGAAGGAAATCAAGGATAGCTCCACCGGCAAAGACGTTGAACGCGGTGGTGCTGATACATCTGCTGCTCCTACTTCACCATCAACTGATCCACCCATCCACAAAGATTCCATGGTTGGTTTTGAAGATTATCTGTTAGACGTGAAGGACCGCCTCTGTGGAGAGCCATCCCGACTCCAAGTCATCCCAATCTGTGGGATGGGTGGCATCGGCAAAACTACTCTTGCTAGGAACGTTTATGATGATCCATTAACGGTGGGCCATTTTGTGATTCGTGTTTGGGTTACAATATCACAAGATTACACTCCACAAAGGATTCTTTCTAGCCTTCTGGAGTCCTTGAAAGAATACAACACAGGTGGATTGGGACAAAGTGATGATGAAAAAGTGCACAAGATTTTAATGGGCAGGAGATATTTAGTTGtgatggatgatatgtggagtggTGAGGCATGGGATGTCGTCAGAAGGGTATTGCCTGATGATGGTAACGGAAGTCGTGTTGTGCTTACCACGAGGTTGTTTGAGGTGGCTTCTTATCCGGATCCTTCGAACAGGCttcatgagatgagcttgttgaaTGCAGATCAGAGCTGGAATTTGTTCAAGAATAAGATGTTTGCAGATGAAGAATGTCCTTCCAATTTAGAAGATATTGGGAAGGAGATTGCAGGAAGCTGCAAAGGATTACCCCTCGCAATTGTGGTGATTGCAGGGCTTCTATCCAGAGAGAGTAAGAATCCATCTTCATGGCAGGAGATTGCAGAAAAGGTGAAGTCTGCAGAAACTACAGAGCATGACCAAATCAATGAGATACTATCTTTGAGCTACGCCCAGTTGCCTCAATATTTGAGGCCATGTTTCTTATACATGGCTTCCTTCCCGGAAGATGATGAGATCCATGTTGTGAAACTCATGAGGTTGTGGGTAGCTGAGGGCTTTCTGGCATTTTCAATCAACTCCAAGAGCTTTGAAGAGGTGGCGGAAGAGTGTTTAGATGAACTCGTGAAGAGAAATCTTGTTTTGGTCACAAAGAGGAAGTCTGATAACAGAATCAAAAGCTGCAGCCTCCATGATCTGATGAGGGACTTGTGCATAAGAAAAGCCCATGAAAGTCAGTTTTTCTTGAATCTGATGGATAAGAATGTTGAAAAGGAGCATTTTACAGAAAGGATAAAGAATCAGCGCCGCGTAAGCATTGATTCTTCTCATCTAAGATACCTTTCAAGCGATGATGATTCAACCATCCATTCCATCAGATGCTCGAAATACCATATAGTGGAATTGGACTTTGTCAAGAGTGTGAGGTTGCTGAGGGTGTTGGATACGGTACCTGCTGACGTGGAGAGCTCGCCATCGCTGCATCAACTAAGTGAGTTATTTCATTTAAGATACCTTGCTCTTAACTATATGGGATTAATTTGCGTAGGGCTGTCCATGCTTAAAAATCTGCAAACCTTAATCATTGATAGAGAAAAACGAGACAAAACCTTTGTTGCAGTAGTTTGTAATCTTGTGTTGGGTTGGGACACGCCACAATTAAGACATGTTCACTTTCACGGCACAATCTATTTTGAGGATCCAAATGAAACAGATCTCTCTCTAGAAAGCCTGCAAACACTTTCCTATGTGTCGCATTCGAGTTGCACTGAAAGGATCTTGAAGAAGATCCCAAACCTTAAAAAGTTGAAGATTGATTGTTCAAAGGGTAGTCATCGGGAAGATGAAGCTTGTTTGAATGATCTGGTGCATCTGCACCGGCTCGAGAATTTGAAAGTATATGCTGGTAGATGGGTTCAATCTCGGCCAGAGCAATACAAGATTACTTATCCTAGCATGCTGAAAAAGTTGAGTTTGATTGATTTGAGACTTTCTTGGAGCCACATGATTCTAGTTGGTTCATTGCCAAATCTTCAAGTTCTTAAACTAAAAAGTTGTACGTGGGTTGATGGTGACACATGGGAGACAATCGAAGGAGCATTTCCAGTGTTGGAAGTTCTTCTAATTGAAGATCGAAGGTTGGAGAATTGGATAACTGAAAGTAGCCATTTCCCAATACTCAAACGGCTGCTGCTTCGTTCTTGTCGTAATCTCAATGGGATCACCAATGATATTGGAGAAATTCCAACTCTTGAACTCATTGAGGTTACAGGTGAAGTGAAAAAGTCTCTAATGGAGTCGGTTGAATTGATACGAGAGGAACAAGAAGAATTGGGAAACAACATCCTTCAAGTTGTCTGCAGTGCTAAGTCCTAA
- the LOC131017947 gene encoding putative late blight resistance protein homolog R1B-16, protein MADAAVEFLLNNLKELLLYHSKLITETRSQIESLEKDLRVFKAFLKDTMKKRREDEHTKALVQNIRDVVYEVEDVVDLFVTKALEKKANANYLRFWKPSYDLHTIGVKVEEVKTKVERARIDFANLRIDHEDRSDKPQTWPLRERDVVGFVDVTEELIHQLTEKTDYLDVVSLIGMFGLGKTTVARKIFNDPAIIYEFPVRIWLHISQEFSNKEVFLAILKEFTAITKDIRQRDEQELGRDVASRLEKVCFLIVMDDVWNRADWDRLRIALPENNNNGKILITSRNEDVGTYVSCPRAPHKLRHFRQDESWELLRLEALRRLDCPSDLEGVGQIIATNCHGLPLSVVVIGGILATRYSASDISVTKKAWDEVSTQVSTFLKEDPTDRVNRFISLSYDRLPYHLRACFLYLGMFPEDYEIPVSRLTRMWIGEGFIQQSNDSSLEETAEKYLKDLINRNLVIIDKFKPDGKVKTCRIHDTLREFCKTEAGNENENFFQEIKSRNGSFASDLHEYRRISIHSNCRGFISSKPAGPRVRSFVCFSKDGFTLSQENIPHILGAFKLLRVLDAKPIKLIKITGHMYDLVHVRYIALSLANMSSLPSKFNELWNIQTLIIDTTCRELAVKADILKLSRLRHFKTNAAATLPKPGKDSKHGAELQTLGTISVKNCTTEIFDRACNLKKLGIRGELALLLEGNMGSFDAIGKLKYLEKLKLMNDVHPRPASEGGLCRLPQPYQFPSTLKSLTLVSTFLSWDFMYILGLLDKLEILKLKGKAFMGSMWKAVDGGFRHLEFLLIEETDLAFWEASSHHFPRLRSLVLKNCEKLLGIPIALADVATLQMLELYVCKSAAASAKNIQAKKKEQSQGSTFKLSIFPPLPE, encoded by the exons ATGGCGGATGCAGCAGTGGAGTTCCTGCTGAATAACCTCAAGGAGCTACTGCTTTACCACTCAAAGCTAATCACAGAGACGAGGAGCCAGATCGAGAGCTTGGAGAAGGATCTCCGCGTCTTCAAAGCCTTTCTCAAGGACACCATGAAGAAGCGGAGAGAGGATGAGCACACGAAGGCGCTGGTGCAGAACATTCGCGACGTGGTGTATGAGGTGGAAGATGTGGTCGACCTCTTTGTAACCAAGGCTTTGGAGAAAAAGGCCAACGCTAACTACCTCAGATTTTGGAAGCCTTCATACGATCTCCACACCATCGGTGTAAAGGTTGAGGAGGTGAAAACGAAGGTGGAACGAGCCAGGATTGACTTCGCTAACCTCAGAATCGATCATGAAGACAGATCTGATAAACCTCAG ACTTGGCCGTTGAGAGAAAGAGACGTTGTGGGCTTCGTAGACGTGACGGAAGAACTAATACACCAACTGACTGAAAAAACCGACTATTTGGACGTGGTTTCCCTGATTGGTATGTTTGGGCTGGGGAAGACGACGGTGGCAAGGAAGATTTTCAATGATCCGGCAATCATCTACGAGTTCCCTGTCCGTATATGGCTTCATATTTCTCAAGAGTTCTCAAACAAGGAAGTCTTTCTAGCCATTCTCAAAGAGTTCACCGCCATCACAAAGGACATCCGTCAACGAGACGAGCAGGAGTTAGGTCGAGACGTTGCTTCTCGTCTTGAGAAAGTATGTTTCCTGATCGTGATGGATGATGTCTGGAATCGAGCTGATTGGGACAGACTCCGCATTGCTCTACCAGAGAACAATAACAACGGTAAGATCTTGATCACCAGTCGCAATGAGGATGTTGGCACGTATGTTAGTTGCCCGAGAGCTCCCCACAAGTTGCGTCACTTTAGACAAGATGAAAGTTGGGAGCTGCTTCGCTTGGAGGCACTACGTAGGTTGGACTGCCCTTCTGACTTGGAAGGCGTTGGGCAAATAATCGCAACCAATTGCCATGGATTGCCACTTTCAGTAGTAGTCATAGGCGGCATCCTTGCTACGAGGTATTCAGCCTCGGATATAAGTGTAACCAAGAAAGCATGGGACGAAGTGTCCACTCAG GTGAGCACATTTCTCAAAGAAGATCCTACGGATCGTGTGAACAGGTTCATATCTTTGAGTTACGATAGATTGCCTTACCACTTGCGCGCATGCTTTCTGTATCTGGGGATGTTTCCTGAGGATTATGAGATTCCAGTGTCGAGATTGACCCGCATGTGGATTGGAGAAGGATTCATACAGCAAAGTAATGATTCCAGCTTGGAGGAGACTGcggaaaaatatttaaaggATCTTATAAACAGAAACTTGGTCATAATTGACAAGTTTAAGCCAGACGGCAAGGTGAAAACATGCCGGATTCATGACACATTGCGTGAATTCTGCAAGACTGAAGCAGGAAACGAGAACGAAAACTTCTTCCAGGAAATCAAGTCTAGAAACGGAAGTTTTGCATCTGACTTACACGAGTATCGTCGTATTTCTATTCATTCCAATTGCCGGGGCTTCATCTCTTCAAAACCTGCTGGTCCTCGTGTACGCTCATTTGTTTGTTTTTCCAAAGATGGATTCACCTTGTCCCAAGAAAACATCCCACACATCCTTGGAGCTTTCAAATTGCTCAGAGTTTTAGATGCCAAACCCATCAAACTCATCAAGATCACCGGTCACATGTATGACTTGGTTCACGTGAGGTACATTGCCTTATCGTTGGCCAATATGTCGAGCCTTCCTTCAAAATTCAACGAGCTTTGGAATATACAGACACTTATAATTGACACCACATGCCGTGAGCTTGCGGTGAAAGCAGATATATTGAAATTATCTCGGCTAAGGCATTTCAAGACAAATGCAGCAGCTACCTTGCCCAAGCCGGGTAAAGACAGCAAACATGGCGCAGAGCTTCAAACACTCGGCACAATTTCAGTGAAGAATTGCACAACCGAGATTTTTGACCGGGCTTGCAATTTGAAGAAATTGGGCATTCGTGGGGAACTAGCCTTGTTATTGGAAGGAAACATGGGTTCTTTTGATGCAATTGGTAAATTGAAATATCTTGAAAAACTTAAACTAATGAACGATGTACATCCGAGGCCAGCTTCAGAAGGTGGATTGTGTCGCCTTCCTCAACCCTATCAATTCCCATCTACACTTAAGAGCCTTACACTGGTCTCTACTTTCCTTAGTTGGGATTTTATGTATATCCTTGGGTTGTTGGATAAGCTCGAGATTCTCAAGCTAAAAGGTAAGGCGTTTATGGGGAGTATGTGGAAGGCAGTTGATGGAGGTTTCCGGCATCTTGAATTCTTGCTGATTGAAGAGACAGATTTAGCTTTTTGGGAGGCTTCATCCCATCATTTCCCTAGACTTAGAAGCCTTGTGCTCAAGAACTGTGAGAAGCTTCTTGGAATTCCAATTGCATTGGCAGACGTAGCAACCCTCCAAATGTTGGAGTTGTACGTCTGTAAATCTGCTGCTGCATCCGCCAAGAACATTCAGGCGAAGAAAAAAGAACAGTCACAAGGCTCTACCTTCAAGCTCTCCATTTTCCCTCCTCTTCCAGAATGA